Proteins from a single region of Acinonyx jubatus isolate Ajub_Pintada_27869175 chromosome D3, VMU_Ajub_asm_v1.0, whole genome shotgun sequence:
- the CRYBB2 gene encoding beta-crystallin B2 yields the protein MASDHQTQAGKPQPLNPKIIIFEQENFQGHSHELSGPCPNLKETGVEKAGSVLVQAGPWVGYEQANCKGEQFVFEKGEYPRWDSWTSSRRTDSLSSLRPIKVDSQEHKIILYENPNFTGKKMEIIDDDVPSFHAHGYQEKVSSVRVQSGTWVGYQYPGYRGLQYLLEKGDYKDSGDFGAPHPQVQSVRRIRDMQWHQRGAFHPSN from the exons ATGGCCTCAGACCACCAGACCCAAGCGGGCAAGCCACAGCCCCTCAACCCCAAG ATCATCATCTTTGAGCAAGAGAACTTCCAGGGCCACTCGCACGAGCTCAGCGGGCCCTGCCCCAACCTGAAGGAGACTGGCGTGGAGAAGGCAGGCTCCGTCCTGGTGCAGGCTGGACC CTGGGTGGGCTACGAACAAGCCAACTGCAAGGGTGAGCAGTTTGTGTTCGAGAAGGGCGAGTACCCCCGCTGGGACTCATGGACCAGCAGTCGGAGGACGGACTCCCTCAGCTCCCTGAGACCCATCAAAGTG GACAGCCAAGAGCACAAGATCATCCTCTATGAAAACCCCAACTTCACGGGGAAGAAGATGGAAATCATAGACGATGATGTGCCCAGCTTCCACGCCCACGGCTACCAGGAGAAGGTGTCGTCGGTGCGCGTGCAGAGTGGCAC GTGGGTCGGCTACCAGTACCCCGGCTACCGCGGGCTGCAGTACCTGCTGGAGAAGGGAGACTACAAGGACAGCGGTGACTTtggggctccccacccccaggtgcaGTCCGTGCGCCGCATCCGCGACATGCAGTGGCACCAACGGGGCGCCTTCCACCCCTCCAACTAG